A single Vicinamibacterales bacterium DNA region contains:
- a CDS encoding cytochrome P450, with amino-acid sequence MNQGIASKEGVVPNPPVYEPLGLDTIENPEPIYDYLLAEHPVHWHAQMQCWVVARYEDCRYVLTNSDLYARDFRLAGEDVPDDKQSVQSMDPPEQTALRNFLMSAIKLQPITEICRQGCDIIRHRLEELEPSGEFEFQKEIAAPYGMFVVSKLLGIREPNLDEFAAVSEAIARRMDAGLDPSTAAPGDSARRRLYELVDDWLSQPGSDQGLLAMVQGRSDSLGYPRHVIRNTIGIIVNAGYSTTFATTGNATLALLRNPDALEKLRDRSVLPLAVEEIVRVAGPAQGTSRVTTRDTELSGVPIKRGEVVLTLFAAANRDPRQFDRPAEMILDRSPNRHLGFGWGPHACLGGFVGQQALAEYLSCLANLPRAIELAGTPRRRRTATLRCLEYLPVRLRN; translated from the coding sequence GTGAATCAAGGTATTGCCTCTAAGGAAGGTGTCGTGCCAAATCCGCCTGTCTACGAACCTCTCGGTCTCGACACCATCGAAAATCCCGAGCCGATCTACGACTACCTACTCGCGGAGCATCCTGTTCATTGGCACGCCCAGATGCAGTGTTGGGTAGTCGCTAGATACGAGGACTGCCGCTATGTCTTAACAAACAGCGATCTCTATGCGCGCGACTTTCGCCTCGCCGGCGAGGACGTTCCAGATGATAAACAGAGCGTCCAGTCAATGGACCCTCCCGAGCAAACGGCGCTCCGCAACTTTCTCATGAGCGCAATCAAATTGCAGCCGATCACAGAGATCTGCCGTCAAGGCTGCGACATTATCCGACACCGTCTCGAGGAATTGGAGCCGTCAGGTGAGTTTGAGTTCCAGAAGGAGATTGCCGCGCCATACGGGATGTTCGTTGTCTCCAAGCTGCTAGGCATTCGCGAGCCGAACTTGGATGAGTTTGCAGCTGTCTCAGAGGCCATTGCTCGACGCATGGACGCAGGTCTAGATCCCTCGACAGCTGCGCCTGGCGACAGTGCGCGCCGACGCCTCTATGAGCTTGTTGACGATTGGTTGTCTCAGCCTGGATCGGATCAAGGCCTTTTGGCGATGGTGCAAGGGCGATCTGACAGTCTGGGATACCCCAGGCACGTAATCCGTAACACTATCGGCATCATTGTTAATGCTGGCTACAGCACCACCTTTGCGACCACAGGAAACGCGACGCTGGCTCTACTCAGGAATCCCGACGCTCTTGAGAAGCTGCGTGATCGGTCAGTGCTTCCGCTTGCAGTCGAAGAAATCGTCCGAGTCGCCGGGCCGGCGCAGGGGACGAGCCGCGTAACGACGCGCGACACGGAACTCAGTGGCGTACCGATCAAGCGTGGCGAAGTCGTACTGACGTTATTCGCAGCGGCGAATCGCGACCCCAGACAGTTTGACCGGCCCGCGGAAATGATTCTTGATCGATCACCGAACCGCCATCTGGGTTTTGGATGGGGTCCCCATGCTTGCCTCGGAGGCTTTGTTGGACAGCAAGCCCTCGCAGAGTACCTTAGCTGCCTTGCAAATCTGCCGCGAGCGATCGAACTTGCTGGCACACCGAGGAGGCGCCGGACAGCAACCTTGCGTTGCCTTGAGTATCTTCCTGTAAGACTGAGGAACTGA
- a CDS encoding FkbM family methyltransferase, whose translation MVKRKEVFYRAYEPNVTQWLRQVIEPGMTVYVVGAHLGIHVLMIASLLRGKGHVHAFEGWAENYRLLARNIACNPRLSDVISPHHCAVGDCSGERPMMAGPSDGRHHMAATCDPLESTVIVPVTTLDDFRAIKSSDPDVILLDIEGFEQEALTGSLETLATCRPLLVVEHHRRQERLVAWLRKHGYCVERIDRRHLFATPAPA comes from the coding sequence ATGGTCAAGAGAAAAGAGGTCTTCTATCGAGCGTATGAACCCAACGTCACGCAGTGGCTCAGGCAAGTTATCGAGCCCGGGATGACCGTTTACGTCGTAGGCGCACACTTGGGAATTCACGTCTTGATGATCGCTAGCCTGCTTCGCGGTAAAGGACACGTGCACGCATTCGAGGGATGGGCGGAGAACTATCGCCTACTCGCTCGAAATATTGCTTGTAACCCTCGGCTCTCCGACGTCATATCGCCCCACCATTGTGCGGTCGGTGACTGCTCGGGAGAGCGACCGATGATGGCCGGGCCCTCTGATGGCCGCCACCACATGGCAGCCACCTGTGACCCACTGGAAAGTACCGTCATTGTGCCGGTGACCACGCTTGATGACTTTCGCGCGATCAAGTCATCTGATCCGGACGTCATCCTGCTAGACATCGAAGGCTTTGAGCAAGAGGCACTAACCGGATCGCTGGAAACACTGGCAACGTGTCGCCCGCTTTTGGTTGTTGAACACCACCGGAGGCAAGAGCGCCTAGTCGCGTGGCTCCGCAAGCACGGGTATTGCGTCGAGCGCATTGACAGAAGACACTTGTTCGCCACGCCGGCACCTGCATAG
- a CDS encoding LLM class flavin-dependent oxidoreductase, with protein sequence MPGDRKQAKLILFVTANGHHLAAWRHPSVPRDAGHSFAHFKDIAQRAEAAALDAIFFADVAAFHLPRETPEAAEYGARAGHFEPITLLSALSAVTTRVGLICTASTTYNEPYHIARKFASLDHLSSGRAGWNLVTSANPNEAANFGKEHHLDHDKRYRRAGEFIDVVTGLWDSWADDAFLRDKDTGRQLDPTKLHVLNHVGSDFRVRGPLNIARSPQGYPVRVQAGSSDDGQELAARTADVVFTAQRTLQGAQAFYRSVKSRLARHGRREQDLLVLPGIVPIVGRSQAEAEAHLSELQQLIHPRAGLAFLSSLLGGVDLSKYDVDGPVPEVPLTDGSRGRQALVLDAARRDGLSLRQTYLRFAGGRGHLQVVGTAQTIADVIEEWLDHEAADGFNLMPAVLPGGLEDFAELVLPELRRRGRFRSGYEGDTLRENLGLPRP encoded by the coding sequence ATGCCCGGCGACAGGAAACAAGCCAAGCTAATCCTCTTCGTAACGGCCAACGGTCACCATCTGGCCGCTTGGCGACATCCGAGCGTCCCCCGCGATGCTGGCCATAGCTTCGCTCATTTCAAAGACATCGCTCAGCGTGCGGAGGCGGCGGCACTCGATGCGATCTTCTTTGCTGATGTTGCGGCATTTCACTTGCCACGAGAGACTCCAGAAGCTGCCGAGTACGGCGCGCGTGCTGGGCACTTCGAGCCCATTACGCTGCTGTCCGCGCTTTCAGCTGTGACCACTCGTGTTGGGCTCATCTGCACCGCGAGCACCACGTACAACGAGCCGTACCACATCGCGCGCAAGTTTGCATCTCTCGACCACTTGTCATCTGGTCGAGCAGGCTGGAATCTGGTTACGTCGGCGAACCCCAACGAAGCAGCCAACTTTGGGAAGGAGCACCATCTCGACCACGACAAGCGCTACAGGCGGGCCGGCGAATTCATCGACGTTGTCACAGGCCTTTGGGATAGTTGGGCTGACGATGCGTTTCTGAGAGACAAGGACACGGGTCGCCAACTCGATCCCACTAAGCTGCACGTGCTCAATCATGTCGGCAGCGATTTTCGCGTCCGCGGCCCACTGAACATTGCGCGCTCTCCTCAGGGATATCCGGTCCGCGTCCAGGCAGGGTCATCCGACGACGGGCAGGAGTTGGCGGCCAGAACAGCGGACGTTGTCTTCACCGCGCAGCGAACATTGCAGGGTGCCCAGGCCTTCTATCGGTCGGTCAAGAGTCGGCTAGCTCGCCACGGACGTCGCGAGCAGGACTTGCTCGTGCTGCCCGGCATAGTGCCAATTGTCGGTCGCAGCCAAGCGGAAGCAGAAGCGCATCTGTCAGAACTCCAGCAACTGATTCATCCGAGGGCGGGGCTGGCGTTCTTGTCTTCTCTGCTCGGTGGGGTCGACCTTTCTAAGTACGACGTAGATGGCCCAGTACCGGAAGTGCCCCTAACCGACGGCAGCAGAGGCCGACAGGCGCTGGTTCTCGACGCGGCGCGTCGAGATGGTCTAAGCCTGCGACAAACTTACCTTCGGTTTGCAGGCGGGCGCGGTCATCTGCAAGTCGTTGGCACCGCTCAGACGATTGCCGATGTGATCGAGGAATGGCTCGATCACGAGGCCGCTGACGGCTTCAACCTTATGCCCGCAGTGCTGCCTGGAGGTCTAGAGGACTTCGCGGAACTGGTATTGCCAGAGTTGCGACGTCGAGGCCGATTTAGAAGCGGATATGAGGGTGACACTCTTCGAGAGAATCTGGGTCTGCCTCGGCCGTGA
- a CDS encoding GNAT family N-acetyltransferase, with protein sequence MGPFKYRTLDFASRDEIAWAARVYCESPGYWDKGWQVSSEGLKNVEATISASQASSESLLLVVESPNAQLVGFHWLVIEPRGPKVAKYSGYHDGRHQATCARRVSLWVNEDCWNSGIATELMSRGEQWARDKGAEKISVTVHSNNTQMLAMNGKRGFVSTMIEMSKDLRDRTPGR encoded by the coding sequence ATGGGGCCATTCAAATATCGGACGTTAGACTTCGCGAGCCGTGACGAAATTGCTTGGGCAGCTCGCGTGTACTGCGAAAGCCCCGGCTACTGGGATAAAGGCTGGCAGGTATCGTCGGAAGGCTTAAAGAACGTCGAGGCGACGATTAGCGCTTCTCAGGCATCATCGGAATCACTCCTCTTGGTGGTGGAGTCACCTAACGCGCAGTTAGTTGGCTTTCATTGGTTGGTGATCGAACCGCGTGGACCGAAGGTTGCCAAGTACTCCGGATATCACGACGGAAGGCATCAAGCGACATGCGCGCGGAGAGTCTCCCTGTGGGTAAACGAAGACTGCTGGAATTCTGGAATCGCAACTGAACTTATGTCGCGAGGCGAGCAATGGGCTCGCGACAAGGGGGCCGAGAAGATCTCTGTGACCGTGCATTCCAACAATACGCAAATGCTTGCTATGAATGGCAAAAGAGGATTCGTGTCGACCATGATCGAAATGTCGAAGGATTTACGTGACCGCACGCCAGGGCGCTAA
- a CDS encoding carboxypeptidase-like regulatory domain-containing protein has protein sequence MKQHLLVAVVACLASVGLLAQGGAGGPGGAQGQLRGPARANAPRADAPRGTAVMRGQIVAADNGAPIRRAQVRIVSNEAREGRLAATDAQGRFEIKELPAGRYTMTASKGGFVSLQYGQRRPSESGTPIELADGQTLEKLQIALPRGSVLGGRVTDEFGEPVANASVIAMRYSYAAGGRRLTAAPGSNSRDTTDDQGHYRLFGLPPGEYFVSATLRTGGTEAADPAGETSGYAATYYPGTPNIAEAARVTLAVSQENTSVSFGLIATRMVRVSGTVMSSDGAPASGGTVMLVPGGTAGGRGVVMQQGGNGGRTDRTGAFQVGNVAPGRYQVQARTGGRGGEGELARMDLVVGAEDVTGLTMVTSPGAVVTGTVVSDTGEPLDFRPQQLQVAARAVNIDVQGIGSGGLGRVGDDWSFELRGLTDTRLIRVGAPTGWVLKSVGLNGQDITDVPTEFPAGQTVGGVQVVLTKKVSTLSGQVTDSRGQPLLDATVVVFPANEKLWAFQSRFIKAARPDQAGTYRMTALPPSEDYLVVALQVLEDGQAGDAEFLASVKDLATKFSLGEGETKAVDVKLSAPK, from the coding sequence GTGAAGCAACATCTTCTCGTCGCGGTGGTGGCGTGCCTGGCGTCGGTGGGACTGCTGGCCCAGGGTGGCGCCGGGGGACCCGGCGGCGCGCAGGGCCAGCTGCGCGGCCCCGCCCGCGCGAATGCGCCGCGGGCGGATGCGCCCCGGGGCACGGCCGTGATGCGCGGACAGATCGTGGCCGCCGACAACGGCGCGCCGATCCGACGCGCGCAGGTGCGGATTGTGTCGAACGAAGCGCGCGAGGGCCGGCTCGCGGCCACCGACGCGCAGGGCCGATTTGAAATCAAGGAACTGCCCGCCGGCCGTTACACCATGACCGCCAGCAAGGGCGGGTTCGTCTCGCTGCAATACGGCCAGCGGCGTCCGTCCGAATCTGGCACGCCTATCGAGCTCGCGGATGGGCAGACGCTCGAGAAGCTGCAGATCGCGCTGCCGCGCGGCAGCGTGCTGGGCGGCCGCGTCACCGATGAGTTCGGCGAACCGGTGGCCAACGCCTCGGTGATCGCCATGCGCTACAGCTACGCGGCCGGAGGGCGACGACTGACCGCGGCGCCGGGATCGAACTCGCGCGACACCACCGACGACCAGGGACACTACCGCCTGTTCGGCTTGCCGCCCGGCGAGTACTTCGTCAGCGCGACGCTCCGCACCGGCGGCACTGAAGCGGCGGATCCCGCCGGCGAAACCTCGGGCTATGCCGCCACCTACTATCCCGGCACTCCGAACATCGCCGAAGCCGCGCGCGTCACGCTGGCCGTGTCGCAGGAGAACACGTCGGTGTCGTTCGGCCTGATCGCCACGCGGATGGTGCGCGTGTCGGGCACGGTGATGTCGTCGGACGGCGCGCCGGCCTCGGGCGGCACGGTGATGCTCGTTCCAGGCGGCACCGCGGGCGGACGCGGCGTCGTGATGCAACAGGGCGGCAACGGCGGACGCACCGATCGTACCGGCGCGTTCCAGGTGGGCAACGTGGCCCCGGGCCGCTACCAGGTACAGGCACGAACCGGCGGTCGCGGTGGCGAAGGCGAGCTGGCCAGGATGGATCTCGTGGTCGGCGCGGAGGATGTGACGGGCCTGACGATGGTCACCTCGCCCGGGGCGGTGGTGACGGGCACCGTGGTCAGCGACACGGGCGAGCCGCTGGACTTCCGCCCGCAGCAGCTCCAGGTGGCGGCGCGCGCGGTCAACATCGACGTGCAGGGCATCGGCAGCGGCGGCCTCGGCCGCGTCGGCGACGACTGGAGCTTCGAGCTGCGCGGCCTCACCGACACGCGCCTGATCCGCGTCGGCGCCCCGACCGGCTGGGTGCTCAAGTCGGTTGGCCTCAACGGCCAGGACATCACCGACGTGCCCACGGAGTTCCCGGCGGGCCAGACCGTCGGCGGCGTGCAGGTGGTGCTCACCAAGAAGGTGAGCACGCTGTCAGGCCAGGTGACCGACTCGCGCGGCCAGCCGTTGCTCGACGCCACCGTGGTGGTGTTCCCCGCCAACGAGAAGCTCTGGGCGTTTCAGTCGCGGTTCATCAAGGCGGCTCGTCCGGATCAAGCGGGCACGTATCGCATGACCGCGTTGCCGCCGTCGGAGGACTACCTGGTCGTGGCACTGCAAGTCCTCGAAGACGGCCAGGCCGGGGACGCGGAGTTCCTGGCCTCGGTGAAAGACCTCGCCACCAAGTTCTCGCTCGGCGAGGGCGAAACCAAGGCGGTTGACGTTAAACTCTCCGCACCGAAATGA
- a CDS encoding carboxypeptidase regulatory-like domain-containing protein, whose protein sequence is MRYLVFVLTIAAGTALLAQAPQPTAPGQTAQPGQPAPGQPTRMPARPTRPGEPPPKGTAIIRGTVVAAVTGAPVRRAQVRAMAMDASGGGGVTSTDGEGRFEIKELPAGRYSLMAQKGGFVTGQYGQRRPGEQGTPIELVDAQTAEKVNFSLARGGVIAGRILDDGGEPVSGTQVTAVRYVFMGGGRRLMPAGAEGSNDRTDDQGGFRLFGLPPGDYYVSAVSRSMIIVTGGNNTEADGFAPTYYPGTPNIGEATRIPLKAGQEMTGANFAMIVARMARVRGRAMNSRGEPVPRMMLMLSPGDPAQMSMMMNMSNAMVRSDGSFEFTNVPPGRYNLQARPNGMPDATAEFAIVPITVGNDDIDNVLVTTSVGATAHGVITTDDGAAPTFRPGEVQVSATTAEPMVMAGGMPQTKVNDDFTFTMSGLSDRRLIRAFVTGGWYVKGVFQGGNEVTDTGIDFVPGRAVEGIEIVLTRKATDLSGLVTDDRNRPVVDASVVIFPVNRERWTSQSRYLRTLRPDTQGRYAIKALPPGEDYLIIAVQNLEQGQGGDPDFLDRAREEAKPFTLNEGEAKAIDIKLSKLQP, encoded by the coding sequence ATGCGTTATCTCGTATTCGTCCTCACCATCGCTGCTGGAACAGCCCTTTTGGCTCAAGCGCCGCAACCCACGGCACCAGGACAGACGGCTCAGCCCGGGCAGCCGGCGCCGGGGCAACCCACCCGCATGCCGGCGCGGCCGACGCGGCCGGGTGAACCGCCGCCTAAGGGCACCGCGATCATCCGTGGCACCGTGGTCGCGGCCGTGACCGGTGCGCCGGTCCGCCGCGCGCAGGTTCGCGCGATGGCCATGGACGCCAGCGGAGGCGGCGGTGTCACGAGCACCGACGGCGAAGGACGCTTTGAAATCAAGGAACTGCCGGCCGGACGCTACAGCCTGATGGCGCAGAAGGGCGGTTTCGTCACGGGCCAGTACGGCCAGCGCCGGCCCGGCGAACAAGGCACGCCCATCGAGCTGGTCGACGCGCAAACGGCGGAAAAGGTGAACTTCTCGCTCGCGCGCGGCGGCGTCATTGCCGGCCGCATCCTGGACGATGGCGGCGAGCCGGTGTCGGGCACGCAAGTCACTGCCGTGCGCTACGTGTTCATGGGGGGCGGCCGGCGCTTGATGCCGGCGGGCGCCGAGGGCTCGAACGATCGCACCGACGACCAGGGCGGGTTCCGGTTGTTCGGCCTGCCGCCCGGCGACTACTACGTCAGCGCCGTCAGCCGCAGCATGATCATAGTGACCGGTGGCAACAACACCGAGGCCGATGGCTTCGCGCCCACCTACTATCCCGGCACACCGAACATCGGCGAGGCGACGCGGATCCCGCTGAAGGCCGGCCAGGAGATGACCGGCGCGAACTTCGCGATGATCGTGGCACGGATGGCGCGCGTGCGCGGACGCGCGATGAACTCCCGCGGCGAGCCGGTGCCGCGAATGATGTTGATGTTGTCGCCGGGCGATCCCGCGCAGATGTCCATGATGATGAACATGAGCAACGCCATGGTGCGCTCGGACGGCTCGTTCGAGTTCACGAACGTGCCGCCCGGCCGCTACAACCTCCAGGCCCGTCCCAACGGGATGCCCGACGCGACGGCTGAATTCGCCATCGTCCCGATCACGGTCGGCAACGACGACATCGACAACGTCCTGGTCACGACGTCGGTTGGCGCCACCGCTCACGGCGTCATCACCACCGATGACGGCGCGGCGCCCACGTTCCGTCCCGGCGAGGTCCAGGTCTCGGCCACGACCGCCGAACCGATGGTGATGGCGGGAGGCATGCCGCAGACCAAGGTCAACGACGACTTCACGTTCACGATGTCCGGGCTGTCGGACCGCCGCCTGATTCGCGCCTTCGTGACGGGAGGGTGGTACGTCAAGGGTGTCTTCCAGGGCGGCAACGAGGTGACCGATACCGGCATTGACTTCGTCCCCGGCCGTGCGGTCGAAGGCATCGAGATCGTGCTCACCAGGAAGGCCACGGACCTCTCCGGTCTCGTCACCGACGACCGCAATCGTCCCGTCGTTGACGCGAGCGTGGTCATCTTCCCGGTCAATCGCGAGCGCTGGACCAGCCAGTCGCGCTACCTTCGGACGCTGCGGCCCGACACCCAGGGCCGCTACGCCATCAAGGCGCTGCCTCCGGGCGAGGACTATCTGATCATCGCGGTCCAGAACCTCGAGCAGGGACAGGGCGGCGACCCGGACTTCCTCGATCGGGCCAGGGAAGAGGCCAAGCCGTTCACGCTGAACGAGGGCGAAGCCAAGGCGATCGACATCAAGTTGTCGAAGCTGCAGCCTTGA
- a CDS encoding NAD(P)/FAD-dependent oxidoreductase, with protein MTTRYDAIVIGGGVNGLTCAALLGKAGVRTLLVEQRDEVGGCAAESEIAPGFRVPTLAHATAPVRRDVVEGLQLFLHGLRFLDTAIEVSTLSPDGRALVVWNDARRTAEGLGAWSANDARAWPAFHQSLGRLGGLIGSLFQAAPPSIDAPNARDIFALMHTLSAFRGLPKADQWRLLRWGPMAVADLVSESVETELLRATLAADGIFGAMLGPWSAGSGLQLLLAAANRSLAWPGGQVVAGGPAAFASALRRAAERYGVEIRTGVAVARIDVADDRATGVTLAGGEHIEARSVVSGVDPKRTLLTLCGADHLPPEFLWRITNYRSRGTLAKVNFALSSLPSFTGATREMLSGRVRLAPDLDYLERAFDHAKYGRYSTHPWVEFTIPSIDNPGLAPKGAHVLSAYAQFAPYQLRDSNWDAEREAFGDIVSSTIEHYAPGFSSSVVARQVLTPLDLERGWGLTGGQIFHGELSLDQFFTMRPLLGFGDHRTPVRGLFLCSSGSHPGTGLTGGSGANAAAVIARELA; from the coding sequence GTGACCACGCGCTACGACGCCATTGTCATTGGCGGCGGCGTGAACGGGCTGACCTGCGCCGCGCTGCTCGGCAAGGCGGGCGTGCGCACGCTGCTGGTCGAGCAGCGCGACGAGGTTGGCGGCTGCGCCGCCGAGAGCGAGATCGCTCCGGGCTTCCGCGTCCCCACGCTGGCGCATGCCACCGCACCGGTCCGCCGCGACGTCGTCGAAGGCTTGCAGCTCTTCCTCCACGGCCTGCGGTTTCTCGACACCGCGATCGAGGTCAGCACCCTGTCGCCGGATGGCCGCGCGCTGGTGGTCTGGAACGACGCGCGCCGGACGGCGGAGGGCCTCGGCGCGTGGTCGGCGAATGACGCGCGCGCGTGGCCGGCGTTTCACCAGTCGCTTGGCCGCCTCGGCGGATTGATCGGATCGCTGTTTCAGGCCGCGCCGCCGTCAATCGACGCGCCGAACGCGCGCGACATCTTCGCGCTGATGCACACGCTGTCGGCGTTCCGCGGGCTGCCCAAGGCCGACCAGTGGCGCCTGCTGCGATGGGGGCCGATGGCGGTGGCCGACCTGGTGAGCGAGTCGGTGGAGACCGAGTTGCTGCGCGCCACGCTGGCCGCGGATGGCATTTTCGGCGCGATGCTGGGGCCGTGGTCCGCGGGCAGCGGCCTACAATTGCTGCTGGCGGCCGCCAACCGGTCGCTGGCGTGGCCGGGCGGGCAGGTGGTGGCCGGCGGGCCGGCGGCGTTCGCGAGCGCGTTGCGGCGCGCGGCGGAGCGCTACGGCGTGGAGATCAGGACCGGGGTGGCGGTCGCGAGAATCGACGTGGCCGACGATCGCGCCACCGGCGTGACACTGGCCGGAGGCGAGCACATCGAGGCGCGCTCGGTGGTGTCTGGCGTCGATCCGAAGCGCACGCTCCTGACGTTGTGCGGAGCCGACCACCTGCCGCCGGAGTTCCTGTGGCGCATCACGAACTATCGTTCGCGCGGCACGCTGGCCAAGGTGAACTTCGCGCTGTCTTCCCTGCCGTCGTTCACGGGCGCCACGCGGGAAATGCTGTCGGGGCGGGTCCGCCTGGCGCCGGACCTCGACTACCTCGAGCGTGCGTTCGATCACGCCAAGTACGGCCGCTACTCGACGCATCCGTGGGTCGAGTTCACCATCCCGTCGATCGACAACCCCGGGCTCGCGCCCAAGGGCGCGCACGTGCTGTCGGCCTACGCGCAGTTCGCGCCCTACCAGTTGCGAGACAGTAATTGGGACGCCGAGCGCGAGGCTTTCGGCGACATCGTCTCCTCGACGATCGAGCACTACGCGCCGGGCTTCTCGTCGTCGGTCGTCGCCCGGCAGGTGCTCACGCCCCTGGACCTCGAGCGCGGTTGGGGACTGACCGGCGGCCAGATCTTCCACGGCGAGTTGTCGCTCGACCAGTTCTTCACGATGCGTCCGCTGCTGGGATTCGGCGACCATCGCACGCCGGTGCGCGGTCTTTTCCTGTGCAGCTCCGGTTCGCATCCCGGCACCGGCCTCACTGGGGGCTCAGGGGCAAATGCCGCCGCGGTGATTGCACGCGAACTGGCTTGA
- a CDS encoding NAD(P)/FAD-dependent oxidoreductase: protein MKYDAIVIGGGHNGLTCAAYLARAGRKVLVLERRHVVGGAAVTEEVFPGFKFSVCSYVVSLLRPEIIRELDLPRHGMELLPLDGTMTPMPNGDYLWRVNDHDKTRRDIARHSRLDAEAYDEYGKAMVEMGRFAKPIMGMLPPDPTSLDPRGLLELLGMGKRFRDMRFHDKVNQVQLLTMSAVDFLDQWFETDVLKATMSASGIIGTFLGVRSPGTAYVLLHHYMGEIDGAFRSWGLSRGGTGAVSNAIAAAACEFGAEIRTDAAVAQILSKNGRATGVALANGDEIHAKVVVSSVDPNLTFLKFMDERDLPPEFVEGVKRYKYRGSSGKVNLALDALPNFTCLPGPGPHLRGAISISPSVDYMERAYDDAKYGRFSSRPYMDLVIPSLTDPSVAPPGKHVMSCFVQYAPYHLKDGVWDDRQREAFGDAVIDTIAEYAPNIKDIILHRQVLTPLDIEREFGLTEGNIFQGELTLEQLFFLRPVPGYAQYATPIDRLYMCGSATHPGGGIMGAPGRNAATQILKQVSR from the coding sequence GTGAAATACGACGCAATCGTGATTGGCGGCGGACACAACGGCCTGACCTGCGCCGCCTACCTCGCCCGGGCCGGCCGCAAGGTGCTGGTGCTCGAGCGCCGGCACGTCGTCGGCGGCGCCGCCGTGACCGAGGAAGTGTTCCCCGGCTTCAAGTTCTCGGTCTGCTCCTATGTGGTGTCCCTGCTCCGGCCGGAGATCATCCGCGAGCTCGACCTGCCGCGCCACGGCATGGAGCTGCTGCCGCTCGACGGCACCATGACGCCGATGCCGAACGGCGACTACCTGTGGCGCGTCAACGATCACGACAAGACCCGCCGCGACATCGCCCGCCACTCGCGCCTCGACGCCGAGGCCTACGACGAGTACGGCAAGGCCATGGTCGAAATGGGCCGCTTCGCCAAGCCGATCATGGGCATGCTGCCGCCGGATCCGACTTCGCTCGATCCGCGCGGACTGCTCGAGCTGCTCGGCATGGGCAAGCGCTTCCGCGACATGCGGTTCCACGACAAGGTGAACCAGGTCCAGTTACTCACCATGAGCGCGGTGGACTTCCTGGATCAGTGGTTCGAGACCGACGTGCTCAAGGCGACGATGTCGGCGTCGGGGATCATCGGGACTTTTCTCGGCGTGCGCTCGCCCGGCACGGCTTATGTGCTGCTGCATCACTACATGGGCGAAATCGACGGCGCGTTCCGGTCGTGGGGCCTCTCGCGCGGCGGGACCGGTGCGGTCTCGAATGCCATTGCCGCGGCGGCGTGCGAATTCGGCGCCGAGATTCGCACCGACGCCGCGGTCGCGCAGATTCTCTCGAAGAACGGACGGGCCACCGGTGTCGCGCTGGCCAACGGCGACGAGATTCACGCCAAGGTCGTGGTCTCGAGCGTTGACCCGAACCTCACCTTCCTGAAGTTCATGGACGAGCGCGACCTGCCACCCGAGTTCGTCGAAGGCGTGAAGCGGTACAAGTACCGGGGATCGTCCGGCAAGGTGAACCTGGCCCTCGACGCGCTCCCCAACTTCACCTGCCTGCCTGGGCCGGGCCCGCACTTGCGCGGCGCCATCTCGATCTCCCCCAGCGTGGATTACATGGAGCGCGCCTACGACGATGCGAAGTACGGGAGGTTTTCGAGCCGCCCGTACATGGACTTGGTGATCCCGTCGCTGACCGATCCGTCGGTGGCGCCGCCGGGCAAGCACGTGATGTCGTGCTTCGTGCAGTACGCGCCGTATCACCTGAAGGACGGCGTGTGGGACGACCGCCAGCGCGAGGCGTTCGGCGATGCCGTGATCGACACCATCGCGGAGTATGCCCCCAACATCAAGGACATCATCCTGCACCGGCAGGTGCTGACGCCACTCGACATCGAACGCGAGTTCGGCCTCACCGAGGGCAACATCTTCCAGGGCGAGCTGACGCTCGAGCAGTTGTTCTTCCTCCGGCCGGTGCCGGGCTACGCGCAGTACGCGACGCCGATCGATCGCCTCTACATGTGCGGGTCGGCCACGCACCCCGGCGGCGGCATCATGGGCGCGCCGGGAAGAAACGCTGCCACACAGATCCTGAAACAGGTGTCGCGGTGA